A genomic stretch from Desulfobacterales bacterium includes:
- a CDS encoding 4Fe-4S binding protein, with product MSYSITDECIGCGSCAKKCPESAIEGKIKVRFNIDPYLCVECGTCFDICPKGAILDPLGKPSVKKGKNKKILKATISTDICAGCRTCFMNCPQDAIKFIKKGIFTRSYCFVNSEDCVGCGTCSRCCITGAIELG from the coding sequence ATGTCTTACTCAATAACCGATGAATGCATAGGTTGCGGATCATGTGCAAAAAAATGTCCCGAATCTGCCATTGAAGGAAAAATAAAAGTACGCTTCAATATTGACCCCTATCTTTGTGTAGAGTGCGGAACATGCTTTGATATATGTCCTAAAGGAGCTATATTAGATCCTCTTGGAAAGCCTTCTGTTAAAAAAGGAAAAAATAAAAAAATATTAAAAGCAACGATTTCAACAGATATATGCGCTGGATGCAGAACCTGTTTTATGAACTGTCCGCAAGATGCTATAAAATTCATCAAAAAAGGCATATTCACCAGATCATACTGTTTCGTTAATTCAGAAGACTGCGTAGGATGCGGTACGTGTAGCAGATGCTGCATAACCGGTGCAATAGAGTTAGGATGA